Proteins found in one Insulibacter thermoxylanivorax genomic segment:
- a CDS encoding YheC/YheD family endospore coat-associated protein, whose translation MSLTRLNVHFTSRSDKTVYMTRTLLSQLDLSGAKTLRISLGKHTIEAPVRLIRKPGKHLYLSPYLRTKLMIPKAGLCYVVRDGANGVRLGPLVGVMTTSRTPNRSSSIRPYISAGHKRSFYFAFHPEDVNWASETVRGYFLTASGSWTRRTVPLPDVVYNRMGSRRSERLPSMEQLKERFQRRGIPIFNWNFFDKSEVYELLAGEPDAEEHVPESITGPTFQQLKEMLRKHRFVYLKPTAGSLGRGIMRLTYKPQSGYYLRYRRNGRNTVLHYKRFTELQRAVRLRTSSLSRYVCQQGIRLAEIDRCPIDFRFHLNKDSSNRWVVAGIGAKKAGRGSVTTHLRNGGKLLTPEQALNLTFGDRAREILEKAKRETIKLAEVIERKSKHRVGELGFDIGIDTEGRIWMFEANAKPGRSIFKHPALKGQGRQSLRYIFDYCMYLSKFRTGSDG comes from the coding sequence ATGAGTTTAACAAGGTTGAATGTCCATTTTACCAGCCGCTCCGACAAAACCGTCTATATGACCCGCACACTCCTGTCTCAGCTGGATCTAAGCGGTGCCAAGACCCTGCGCATCAGCCTGGGCAAGCACACCATTGAAGCGCCTGTGCGCCTGATCCGTAAACCCGGCAAACATCTGTATCTGTCCCCTTATCTGCGCACGAAACTGATGATCCCCAAAGCAGGACTCTGCTATGTTGTGCGTGATGGTGCGAACGGGGTCCGCCTCGGCCCGCTCGTCGGCGTGATGACGACGAGCCGTACGCCAAACCGTTCCAGCAGCATCCGTCCCTATATCTCCGCGGGGCATAAGCGATCGTTCTATTTCGCCTTTCACCCCGAAGACGTGAACTGGGCGAGCGAGACCGTGCGAGGGTATTTCCTGACGGCAAGCGGCAGCTGGACCCGGCGCACCGTCCCCCTGCCCGATGTTGTCTATAACCGCATGGGCAGCCGCCGCAGCGAGCGGCTGCCTTCGATGGAACAGCTGAAAGAGCGGTTTCAGCGGCGGGGCATCCCGATCTTCAATTGGAATTTCTTCGATAAGTCGGAGGTGTACGAACTGCTCGCCGGGGAGCCCGATGCCGAAGAGCATGTCCCCGAATCGATTACCGGCCCGACCTTCCAACAATTGAAGGAGATGCTGAGGAAGCACCGCTTCGTCTATCTGAAACCGACGGCCGGCAGCCTCGGCCGCGGCATCATGCGGCTTACTTACAAACCACAGAGCGGATATTATCTGCGCTACCGGCGCAACGGCCGGAATACGGTCCTTCACTACAAGCGGTTCACCGAACTGCAGCGTGCCGTCCGCCTGCGCACGAGCAGCTTAAGCCGCTATGTCTGTCAACAGGGCATCCGTCTGGCGGAGATCGACCGCTGTCCGATTGACTTTCGCTTCCATCTCAACAAGGACAGCTCCAACCGCTGGGTCGTCGCCGGCATCGGCGCTAAGAAGGCCGGCCGCGGCAGTGTCACCACGCATCTGCGCAACGGCGGCAAACTGCTCACCCCGGAACAAGCGCTGAACCTCACCTTTGGAGACAGGGCAAGGGAGATCCTCGAGAAAGCCAAACGAGAAACGATCAAGCTTGCCGAGGTCATCGAGCGCAAATCGAAGCACCGCGTCGGTGAACTGGGCTTCGATATCGGCATCGATACCGAGGGCAGGATCTGGATGTTTGAAGCCAATGCCAAGCCCGGCCGTTCGATCTTCAAGCATCCGGCGCTGAAGGGGCAGGGCAGGCAATCCCTGCGCTATATCTTCGACTACTGCATGTATCTGAGTAAGTTTCGTACCGGGAGTGACGGCTGA